The proteins below come from a single Metarhizium brunneum chromosome 1, complete sequence genomic window:
- the rhp42 gene encoding DNA repair protein rhp42, translated as MPPHVPRKRLRGSPGREEFKSGAGAKQTATPSKRKFTLYDDLDAAATPASAKTSESLLQSFGDDSDSSLSSFSDEDFEDVPLAKRPKVNPNVSDDDDDDEDFEFEDVEAPAPSNSTVPVVSGDLELTLNKDTRLSLTNVFGGKKGPSKRERKVRNATHCLHVLSLLWHNAVRNSWLCDPEVQGIMISHLPPKMWDEVERWRQNSGLTKQPAKAGSSTGRAKNSAKLKRKERESRDWGNAARRLEEGAVDMSHGDPLFRLMQSLTSWWKQRFKITAPGLRKWGYMALERLDRLTKAYKDEYADCNRFGERIASLDEFRQCAMKCEGSRDVGAQLFTGLLRGLGLEARMVASIQPLGFGWNRLEDAELEPELAELDMKAAKLAKTTAENSVKKPNKTKDKSAATRSKRQKSTRAAAAVETASHEMDDLQREYTDTDDESVVAMQVTPKKSKTPVSKFDPDLEYPHYWAEVLSPVTNKYLSVDPIVKSLIATNREITEAFEPRGQKAEKARQVTAYIVGYSPDGTAKDVTVRYLKRQVVPGRTKGVRMPIEKVPIYNRHGKVKRYEEFDWFKSAMSGYRRGTKAHPITEIDDDEDSNDLKPARPEKKEVKEGEETLQYYKQSKEFVLERHLKREEALKRGAVPVKKFKNKAKGGKAEEEDVYLRSDVLQVKSAETWHKQGRAPLAGEQPLKRVPYRAATTNRRREILEAEAATGKKVLQGLYSYEQTDWIIPPPIKDGIIPKNEYGNIDLFVEHMLPEGAAHVPFRGAMKVCKRLKIDYAEAVVDFEFGHRMAVPVIQGVVIAEEYHDEVMAELEKDEAERRRKEDEKRRKAALGQWRKFIMGLRIVERIRQEYGEVDENVSVFGHSKDVASKPHAHAAAVATQHEDMAGGFLPEGYEEEHEEEHHHTSSFFPVGDDEDDAGDDAGLTIEHH; from the exons ATGCCTCCTCATGTTCCTCGCAAGCGATTGCGTGGGTCACCTGGTAGAGAGGAGTTCAAATCTGGAGCGGGCGCAAAGCAAACGGCCACGCCCAGCAAGCGAAAGTTTACGCTGTACGATGACCTGGATGCGGCCGCGACGCCGGCTTCGGCCAAGACCTCTGAATCCCTATTGCAGAGTTTTGGCGATGATTCCGATAGCTCTTTATCTTCATTTTCCGACGAGGATTTCGAGGATGTGCCCCTTGCAAAGCGACCCAAGGTCAATCCAAATGTctccgatgacgatgacgatgacgaagactTCGAATTCGAAGATGTCGAGGCTCCGGCTCCATCCAATTCCACCGTTCCAGTTGTATCCGGAGACCTTGAGCTAACCTTGAATAAAGACACCAGACTGTCACTGACAAACGTCTTTGGGGGCAAGAAAGGGCCATCAAAACGTGAGCGAAAAGTGCGGAATGCCACACATTGTCTTCATGTTCTTTCCCTCCTCTGGCACAATGCTGTACGAAATTCGTGGTTATGTGATCCTGAAGTACAGGGAATAATGATTTCTCATCTGCCGCCTAAGATGTGGGATGAGGTAGAACGTTGGAGGCAAAACTCGGGCCTCACCAAACAACCTGCTAAAGCAGGGTCCTCAACCGGCAGAGCCAAGAATAGCGCAAAACTCAAAAGAAAAGAGCGGGAATCCCGTGATTGGGGAAATGCCGCAAGAAGACTAGAAGAAGGAGCCGTTGATATGAGCCATGGCGATCCTCTGTTCAGATTAATGCAATCCTTGACTTCTTGGTGGAAACAGCGATTCAAGATTACAGCTCCTGGGCTACGGAAATGGGGCTATATGGCATTGGAGAGGCTGGACAGGTTAACAAAGGCGTACAAGGATGAATATGCTGACTGCAATCGCTTTGGAGAAAGAATAGCAAGCCTAGATGAGTTTCGGCAGTGTGCGATGAAATGCGAAGGAAGCAGGGATGTCGGAGCGCAGTTATTCACTGGGCTACTGCGAGGTCTTGGGCTCGAGGCCAGAATGGTTGCCAGCATACAACCCTTGGGCTTTGGCTGGAACCGCTTGGAGGACGCGGAATTAGAGCCTGAGCTGGCAGAGCTGGATATGAAAGCTGCAAAACTTGCAAAGACCACGGCCGAAAACAGCGTAAAGAAACCGaacaaaacaaaagacaAATCTGCAGCAACTCGTTCGAAGCGACAGAAATCAACCcgtgctgccgccgctgtcgAGACCGCCTCACACGAAATGGATGATTTGCAACGAGAGTATACTGACACAGACGATGAATCGGTTGTGGCAATGCAGGTAACCCCAAAAAAGTCCAAAACACCCGTTAGCAAATTTGATCCAGATTTGGAATACCCCCATTACTGGGCAGAGGTTCTGTCTCCAGTAACGAACAAATACCTGTCCGTGGACCCAATTGTGAAGAGCCTCATCGCAACGAATCGAGAAATCACCGAAGCGTTTGAGCCCCGGGGTCAAAAGGCAGAGAAAGCTCGGCAGGTCACAGCTTATATTGTCGGATACTCTCCTGATGGGACGGCAAAGGACGTGACGGTCAGGTACCTGAAAAGGCAAGTGGTTCCTGGCAGGACAAAGGGCGTGCGAATGCCGATAGAAAAGGTGCCAATTTACAACCGCCATGGAAAAGTGAAGCGTTACGAAGAGTTTGACTGGTTCAAGTCTGCCATGTCGGGATACAGGAGAGGAACAAAAGCTCATCCAATCACCGAAatagatgacgatgaagattCAAACGACTTGAAGCCGGCAAGGCCAGAAAAGAAGGAGGTAAAAGAAGGTGAAGAGACTCTTCAGTATTACAAACAATCGAAAGAATTCGTCCTTGAGAGACATTTGAAGCGGGAAGAGGCTTTGAAACGAGGTGCTGTGCCCGTGAAAAAATTCaagaacaaggccaaggggggCAAagcagaggaggaagatgttTACCTGCGATCAGATGTTCTTCAGGTCAAGAGTGCAGAGACTTGGCACAAACAGGGGCGCGCTCCTCTTGCGGGAGAGCAGCCGCTGAAGCGAGTTCCATACCGCGCAGCAACAACCAATCGACGGAGAGAAAttctcgaggccgaggctgccacTGGGAAAAAGGTTTTGCAAGGGCTGTATAGTTATGAGCAGACGGATTGGATTATTCCACCTCCTATCAAGGACGGCATTATTCCGAAAAACGAATACGG GAATATCGATCTCTTCGTCGAGCACATGTTACCCGAAGGCGCCGCGCATGTTCCATTCAGAGGCGCGATGAAGGTATGCAAACGACTCAAGATTGACTATGCAGAGgctgttgtcgactttgagTTTGGACATCGAATGGCTGTTCCTGTTATTCAAGGCGTTGTTATTGCAGAGGAGTATCACGACGAAGTCATGGCTGAGCTTGAAAAGGACGAGGCAGAGCGCAGGAGAAAGGAGGATGAGAAACGGCGCAAGGCTGCTTTAGGGCAGTGGCGGAAATTCATCATGGGGCTGCGAATCGTCGAGAGGATACGACAGGAGTACGGCGAGGTCGATGAGAATGTGTCAGTCTTCGGGCACAGTAAAGATGTTGCCTCGAAACCCCATGCACATGCTGCTGCGGTTGCAACTCAACATGAGGACATGGCCGGCGGGTTTCTTCCAGAAGGGTATGAGGAAGAACATGAAGAAGAGCACCATCATACATCGAGTTTCTTCCCAGTTggggatgacgaggatgacgctGGCGACGATGCTGGCTTGACTATTGAACATCACTGA
- the Actl gene encoding Acetyltransferase, protein MLTVRPATRADAPLLPAVERSAGQAFRQIQDLAWIADDSGQSVERHLTLIAQGVAWVAVDAGLTPEEVPVGFLNGEILDGNLHIWEMSVDKDHQGKGIGRALMAQAKKWAVEQQLPFVTLTTFRNVPWNEKFYKSIGFVTLDDGEVTTALRKVLDDEVRDGLPAERRCAMRLSLQ, encoded by the coding sequence aTGCTCACCGTGCGCCCGGCGACGCGCGCCGATGCGCCTCTTCTCCCCGCTGTAGAACGATCCGCCGGCCAAGCTTTTCGCCAGATCCAGGATCTCGCATGGATCGCCGACGACTCGGGCCAATCGGTAGAGCGCCACCTCACCCTCATTGCGCAGGGCGTCGCCTGGGTGGCGGTTGACGCTGGCCTAACCCCGGAAGAGGTCCCAGTTGGTTTCCTCAACGGCGAAATCCTCGATGGCAACCTGCACATTTGGGAAATGTCAGTGGACAAAGACCATCAGGGAAAGGGCATCGGTCGAGCCCTGATGGCCCAGGCAAAGAAGTGGGCAGTCGAGCAACAGCTTCCGTTTGTGACACTGACTACATTTCGCAATGTCCCGTGGAACGAGAAATTTTACAAGTCAATTGGGTTTGTGACACTGGACGACGGCGAAGTGACGACTGCTTTGAGAAAGGTGTTGGATGACGAGGTCAGAGATGGGTTGCCGGCGGAGAGGAGGTGTGCGATGAGATTGTCGCTGCAATGA
- the mtp-18 gene encoding Mitochondrial fission process protein 1: MPWWGKPKEPKEPKAEPSPDANANADQQKQAFDPDKLPAREKLPRRLQNIVEKSDQDSRAPPTTDTKLRYAAYASRFRTILLSAHRYVAYTSDIGESFRPVAHPRVVRAAYGISWLYILGDVSHEGYRAYWHNQRVLNPQLRLSPHQEKVTGLRAEDNVNLQPGVVSPLEDWRTVMVQRAIFQSIASMGLPAFTIHSVVRYSGRALKNAKNATIRTWGPIGLGLSVVPFLPRLFDEPVENAVEWVFHKGFEVVGGQKYVGSAPSTGREDMLNKPIKPKTE, from the exons ATGCCTTGGTGGGGAAAACCAAAGGAGCCCAAGGAGCCCAAAGCTGAGCCGTCGCCGGACGCCAATGCCAACGCCGACCAGCAGAAGCAGGCTTTCGACCCGGACAAGCTTCCAGCACGGGAAAAGCTGCCCAGACGACTTCAAAACATCGTTGAAAAGTCGGATCAGGACAGCCG TGCCCCGCCTACTACCGACACCAAGCTGCGATATGCTGCCTATGCGAGCAGGTTTCGAACCATTCTCCTCTCTGCGCATCGCTACGTCGCCTATACATCCGATATTGGGGAATCATTCCGGCCCGTAGCACATCCGCGAGTCGTCCGTGCCGCATACGGCATCTCTTGGCTTTATATTCTCGGAGATGTGTCCCATGAGGGGTACCGGGCATATTGGCATAACCAGCGCGTGCTGAACCCCCAGCTTCGCCTGTCGCCTCACCAGGAGAAAGTCACCGGGCTACGAGCCGAGGATAACGTAAACCTTCAACCCGGTGTCGTTAGTCCCTTGGAAGACTGGCGAACCGTCATGGTCCAAAGAGCAATCTTCCAAAGCATTGCCAGTATGGGTCTTCCCGCATTCACCATCCACAGTGTCGTTAGGTATTCCGGGAGAGCTCTGAAGAATGCCAAAAACGCCACTATTCGCACCTGGGGACCTATCGGCCTGGGCTTGTCTGTTGTTCCCTTCCTGCCGCGGCTCTTTGACGAGCCGGTTGAAAACGCCGTGGAGTGGGTGTTCCACAAGGGTTTTGAGGTTGTTGGCGGCCAGAAGTATGTGGGATCCGCGCCGTCTACAGGGCGGGAGGATATGCTCAACAAACCGATCAAGCCGAAGACGGAATGA
- the ZFAND1 gene encoding AN1-type zinc finger protein 1 has translation MSSPSGSAAQETSYIMRDKADATLVGKHCQYEYCNQLDFLPFLCQSCTKTFCLDHRTESSHKCANPGAWAERKRQASLAKPSIGQGRTLRDKVSEKPCSSPECKTVVGTSLTPGVHCDSCNRDYCLKHRLKEDHNCKNLVPIGARPMQIDVAQKTRSALDRLRAWGSAKKEQAGRALPKPKPSSAAARIVATKKLKETAKGDKKVAEEKRIYLYVEAEAETAKAKLPKGDFFFSKDWVVGRLLDQAATGLQVQNVNNQSSEEKDKLRVFHVEGGRILDYGEKIGAALQSGNTVILLRGVGAPADLIEM, from the coding sequence ATGTCATCACCGTCGGGTTCCGCTGCTCAGGAAACGAGCTACATCATGAGAGACAAAGCCGACGCTACGCTAGTCGGCAAGCATTGCCAATACGAATACTGCAACCAACTCGACTTTTTGCCCTTTCTTTGCCAGTCCTGCACCAAGACCTTTTGTTTAGATCATAGAACAGAGTCGTCACACAAATGCGCGAACCCCGGAGCATGGGCAGAGCGGAAGAGACaggccagcttggccaagcCTTCCATTGGCCAAGGGAGGACTCTACGTGACAAGGTATCGGAAAAGCCTTGCTCGTCGCCAGAATGCAAGACTGTTGTCGGAACGTCTCTGACGCCCGGAGTGCACTGCGATTCATGCAATCGCGATTACTGCTTGAAGCATCGATTAAAGGAGGACCACAACTGCAAGAACTTGGTGCCTATTGGAGCCCGACCTATGCAAATCGATGTCGCGCAAAAGACTCGATCAGCACTTGACAGGCTGAGGGCTTGGGGatcggccaagaaggaacAGGCGGGGAGAGCGCTGCCGAAACCGAAACCTagctctgctgctgctcgaatAGTGGCCacaaagaagctcaaggagacCGCCAAGGGCGACAAGAAAGTCGCAGAGGAGAAGCGCATCTATCTGTATGTTGAGGCTGAGGCAGAAactgccaaggccaaactGCCCAAGGGcgatttcttcttctccaaggacTGGGTTGTTGGCCGCCTACTAGACCAGGCTGCGACTGGTTTACAAGTCCAAAATGTCAACAACCAGAGCTCCGAAGAGAAGGATAAATTGCGTGTATTTCATGTGGAAGGAGGGAGAATCCTAGATTACGGCGAAAAGATTGGAGCGGCATTGCAGAGCGGGAACACTGTTATTTTGTTGAGGGGAGTTGGAGCACCGGCGGACTTGATAGAAATGTGA
- the BOL3 gene encoding BolA-like protein 3: MIRQPWRAASRRLLLLPPQPSPRFRFSSSTATAASQEQPSMTPAESAIADLLRAKLQPTELLVRDVSGGCGSMYAIDIASPAFKGATMLKQQRMVNAALGDVMRAWHGVQLNTRVSE, from the coding sequence ATGATCCGCCAACCCTGGCGCGCAGCCAGCCgccggctgctgctcctcccGCCGCAGCCCAGTCCCAGATTCAgattctcctcctcgaccgcaACCGCCGCCTCGCAGGAGCAGCCGTCCATGACGCCCGCCGAGTCCGCCATCGCCGACCTCCTCCGCGCCAAGCTCCAGCCCACCGAGCTCCTGGTGCGCGACGTCtccggcggctgcggcagcaTGTACGCCATCGACATCGCCTCCCCGGCCTTCAAGGGCGCCACCATGCTCAAGCAGCAGCGCATGGTCAACGCCGCCCTGGGCGACGTCATGCGCGCCTGGCACGGCGTCCAGCTCAACACCCGGGTCTCCGAGTAA
- the FUBT gene encoding Efflux pump — protein sequence MTGLTRLLSRPVNKPYRTRDLDHTEPPFLDDAGFLAFKPDDIENPQNWSTPRRITVTISAVILVMNATFASSAPSGCIPSIAKDFGISTEAAALTVTLFLLGYCAGPLLFAPLSELYGRRWIFYISFTMYIAFNFLCAFAPNFGSLLVGRFLTGTLVSAPLSNAPGVLADIWSPLERANAMALFSTMVWIGPALGPVVAGFLELKKDWHWAFYVLIWLGAGTWLIMLTIPETHAPTILLHKAKRARKAKIPGYENVKAPAEKQDRSITSVFGVALTRPWVILFDPISLLCAIYLAVIYTLLYMLFSIYPIVFQERRGWNSGVGELPLIGTVVGAILGGSIVLFDTRRRSKKIERGEIKADDMEPEDRLPLAMVGGIGFAAAMFWFSWTAEFNSVHWIVPTIAGGLLSTFMLLIFVAYLNYLVDVYLMYAASAIAANTIARSASGAAAPLYTSQMFHALGIGGGGSLVAGVATLLAVVPFVFYKYGKPIRIRSKFAPTNTKEKNRVEDEEANATDFAIQSSSEVDSSTDVDSSHTSPVANEKTEERDVSSGGQVLAPNERKGSRP from the exons ATGACTGGCCTCACTCGCCTTCTCTCCCGGCCAGTCAACAAACCCTACCGGACAAGAGACCTCGACCATACGGAGCCGCCGTTCCTCGACGATGCCGGTTTCCTCGCCTTCAAGCCCGATGATATCGAAAACCCCCAAAACTGGTCCACGCCGCGGCGCATCACCGTCACCATAAGCGCCGTCATACTCGTCATGAACGCTACCTTTGCGTCGAGCGCCCCCAGCGGATGTATCCCCTCCATCGCCAAAGACTTTGGCATCTCAACAGAGGCGGCTGCCCTCACAGTCACCCTCTTTCTCCTGGGGTACTGCGCCGGCCCGCTCCTCTTCGCCCCGTTGAGCGAGCTGTACGGTCGACGATGGATCTTTTATATCTCCTTCACCATGTACATTGCCTTCAACTTCCTGTGCGCCTTCGCCCCCAACTTTGGCAGCCTCCTCGTCGGTCGATTCCTCACGGGGACCCTCGTCTCGGCGCCCCTGAGCAACGCGCCGGGCGTGCTggccgacatctggagccccCTCGAGCGCGCAAATGCCATGGCGCTCTTCTCGACCATGGTATGGATCGGCCCCGCGCTGGGCCCCGTCGTCGCTGGCTTCctggagctcaagaaggacTGGCACTGGGCGTTTTACGTGCTCATCTGGTTAGGCGCCGGAACATGGCTGATCATGCTGACCATTCCCGAGACTCACGCGCCCACTATCCTTCTTCACAAGGCGAAGCGAGcccgcaaggccaagattccCGGGTACGAAAACGTAAAGGCGCCAGCCGAGAAGCAGGATCGGTCCATCACGAGCGTCTTTGGCGTTGCGCTGACGAGGCCCTGGGTCATTCTCTTTGACCCCATCTCGTTGCTGTGCGCCATCTACCTGGCTGTTATATATACTCTTTTGTACATGTTATTCTCCATCTATCCGATTGTCTTCCAGGAGAGGCGTGGATGGAACTCTGGCGTAGGAGAGCTGCCGCTCATCGGGACGGTTGTCGGCGCCATTCTTGGCGGCAGTATCGTCCTCTTTGATACCAGGCGCCGCAGCAAGAAGATTGAACGGGGTGAGATCAAGGCCGACGACATGGAACCCGAGGATCGTCTGCCCCTGGCCATGGTCGGCGGTATTGGGTTCGCAGCAGCCATGTTCTGGTTCTCCTGGACAGCTGAATTCAA CTCCGTACACTGGATTGTGCCGACCATTGCGGGCGGCCTGCTCTCCACCTTTATGCTGCTCATCTTCGTCGCATACCTCAACTACCTCGTCGACGTGTATCTCATGTACGCTGCGtccgccatcgccgccaatACAATTGCCAGATCGGCCTCGGGGGCCGCCGCTCCACTTTATACGTCGCAGATGTTTCATGCGCTCGGtattggcggcggcggcagccttgtGGCCGGCGTTGCGACTCTTCTCGCCGTTGTCCCGTTCGTCTTCTACAAGTACGGCAAGCCGATTCGCATTCGGAGCAAGTTTGCGCCGACCAACACCAAGGAAAAGAATCGcgtcgaggacgaagaggctAATGCGACGGACTTTGCTATCCAGAGCTCGTCAGAGGTTGATAGCTCTACGGACGTAGACTCGTCCCACACATCACCGGTTGCGAATGAGAAGACGGAAGAGCGGGATGTGTCTTCTGGAGGACAAGTCTTGGCTCCGAATGAGCGAAAGGGGTCTCGCCCATGA